Proteins from a genomic interval of Kitasatospora herbaricolor:
- a CDS encoding transglycosylase family protein, with amino-acid sequence MLPTNGTRLSSRTARRVIAAVGVAGVGLTIPCLTSGVASAASVATWDKVAQCESSGNWSINTGNGFYGGLQFTNSTWAEFGGTAYAPRADLATKDQQIATAEKVLAVQGPGAWPVCSVQAGLTKGGTPAAVDTAAPAAAKPAAPAPAAPAKPAAPAAQAPAQSTSPKGDSAGSWSSDKSWSHQGQWSKDDRRTYTVLAGDWLSAIADKNHVQGGWERLYELNKSVLTEGPDSIYPGQHLALGGGDASATKSSDSSESGKKFDWFNRSDSATATKTTSAKPAAAEAAAPAAETAAAPAPAASGSMAAAVSFAQSKVGQAYIYGGTGNGGWDCSGLTQAAFRAAGISIPRVAADQAAASTHVSLDSLQPGDLLFWSNNGSDSGVYHVAIYTGNGSYVEAANPSAGVRTETIANWAPDFAGRI; translated from the coding sequence ATGCTGCCCACCAACGGCACCCGTCTGTCCAGCCGCACCGCCCGCCGCGTGATCGCCGCCGTTGGCGTGGCAGGCGTCGGTCTCACCATCCCCTGCCTCACCTCCGGTGTCGCGAGCGCGGCCTCCGTCGCCACCTGGGACAAGGTCGCCCAGTGCGAGAGCAGCGGCAACTGGAGCATCAACACCGGCAACGGCTTCTACGGCGGCCTCCAGTTCACCAACAGCACCTGGGCCGAGTTCGGCGGCACCGCGTACGCCCCGCGCGCCGACCTCGCCACCAAGGACCAGCAGATCGCCACCGCCGAGAAGGTCCTCGCGGTGCAGGGCCCCGGCGCCTGGCCGGTCTGCTCGGTCCAGGCCGGCCTGACCAAGGGCGGCACCCCCGCCGCCGTGGACACCGCCGCCCCGGCCGCCGCCAAGCCCGCCGCGCCGGCCCCCGCCGCCCCGGCGAAGCCCGCCGCGCCGGCCGCGCAGGCCCCCGCCCAGAGCACCAGCCCCAAGGGTGACTCGGCCGGTTCCTGGAGCAGCGACAAGTCCTGGTCGCACCAGGGCCAGTGGTCCAAGGACGACCGCCGCACCTACACCGTGCTGGCCGGTGACTGGCTGTCCGCCATCGCCGACAAGAACCACGTCCAGGGTGGCTGGGAGCGTCTCTACGAGCTCAACAAGTCCGTCCTGACCGAGGGCCCCGACTCCATCTACCCGGGCCAGCACCTGGCCCTGGGCGGCGGCGACGCGAGCGCCACCAAGTCCTCGGACAGCTCGGAATCCGGCAAGAAGTTCGACTGGTTCAACCGGTCCGACTCGGCCACCGCCACCAAGACCACCTCGGCCAAGCCGGCCGCCGCCGAAGCCGCCGCCCCGGCCGCCGAGACCGCCGCCGCCCCGGCCCCCGCCGCCTCCGGCAGCATGGCCGCCGCGGTCTCCTTCGCGCAGTCGAAGGTCGGCCAGGCGTACATCTACGGCGGCACCGGCAACGGTGGCTGGGACTGCTCCGGCCTGACCCAGGCGGCCTTCCGCGCCGCCGGGATCTCCATCCCGCGCGTGGCCGCCGACCAGGCCGCCGCCAGCACCCACGTCTCGCTGGACAGCCTGCAGCCGGGCGACCTGCTGTTCTGGTCCAACAACGGCAGCGACTCGGGCGTCTACCACGTGGCGATCTACACCGGCAACGGCAGCTACGTCGAGGCCGCCAACCCGAGCGCCGGTGTCCGCACCGAGACCATCGCCAACTGGGCGCCGGACTTCGCCGGCCGGATCTGA
- a CDS encoding glycoside hydrolase family 13 protein, which yields MTQNLADTSRPAAAVPAATTVAADNAGRSRGWWREAVIYQVYPRSFADSNGDGMGDLPGIRSRLPYLKDLGVDAVWLSPFYASPQADAGYDVADYRAVDPMFGTLLDADGLIRDAHGLGLRIIVDLVPNHSSDAHEWFQRALREGPASALRERYHFRPGKGENGELPPNDWESIFGGPAWTRTENPDGTPGDWYLHLFAPEQPDFNWENEAVADEFRSILRFWLDMGVDGFRIDVAHGMVKAAGLPDLGSHDQLKLLGNDVMPFFDQDGVHDIYRVWRKILDEYPGERIGVAEAWTPTVQRTANYVRPDELHQAFNFQYLGTHWDAAALREVIDVSLDAMRPVDAPATWVLSNHDVTRHATRFANPPGGTQIRTAGDRELGLRRARAASLLMLALPGSAYLYQGEELGLPDVTDLPDEVRQDPSFFRQAGQDGFRDGCRVPIPWSGTEAPYGFGPDAGGPSWLPQPAEWAGLSVEAQTGDPTSTLELYRSALAVRREHPALGAGTEVTWLDAPVGALAFRRDSESGSFVCTANTGPEPVRIAAPGRILLSSAEAVVLDGETVLAPDSTIWWAV from the coding sequence ATGACCCAGAACCTGGCCGACACCTCCCGGCCCGCCGCCGCCGTCCCCGCTGCCACCACCGTGGCCGCCGACAACGCCGGCCGGTCCAGAGGCTGGTGGCGGGAAGCGGTCATCTACCAGGTGTACCCGCGCAGTTTCGCCGACTCCAACGGCGACGGCATGGGCGACCTCCCCGGTATCCGCAGCCGGCTGCCGTACCTGAAGGACCTCGGCGTGGACGCCGTCTGGCTGTCCCCCTTCTACGCCTCGCCGCAGGCCGACGCCGGCTACGACGTCGCCGACTACCGCGCCGTCGACCCGATGTTCGGCACCCTGCTGGACGCCGACGGCCTGATCCGGGACGCCCACGGGCTGGGCCTGCGGATCATCGTCGACCTGGTGCCCAACCACTCCTCGGACGCCCACGAGTGGTTCCAGCGCGCCCTGCGCGAGGGCCCCGCCTCCGCGCTGCGCGAGCGCTACCACTTCCGTCCCGGCAAGGGCGAGAACGGCGAACTCCCGCCGAACGACTGGGAGTCCATCTTCGGCGGCCCGGCCTGGACCCGCACCGAGAACCCCGACGGCACCCCCGGCGACTGGTACCTGCACCTGTTCGCCCCGGAGCAGCCCGACTTCAACTGGGAGAACGAGGCCGTCGCCGACGAGTTCCGCTCGATCCTGCGGTTCTGGCTGGACATGGGCGTCGACGGGTTCCGGATCGACGTCGCGCACGGCATGGTGAAGGCCGCCGGCCTGCCCGACCTCGGCTCGCACGACCAGCTCAAGCTGCTCGGCAACGACGTGATGCCGTTCTTCGACCAGGACGGCGTGCACGACATCTACCGCGTCTGGCGCAAGATCCTGGACGAGTACCCGGGCGAGCGGATCGGCGTCGCCGAGGCCTGGACCCCGACCGTCCAGCGCACCGCCAACTACGTGCGCCCCGACGAGCTGCACCAGGCCTTCAACTTCCAGTACCTCGGCACCCACTGGGACGCCGCCGCGCTGCGCGAGGTCATCGACGTCTCGCTGGACGCGATGCGCCCGGTCGACGCCCCGGCCACCTGGGTGCTCTCCAACCACGACGTCACCCGGCACGCCACCCGCTTCGCCAACCCGCCCGGCGGCACCCAGATCCGCACCGCCGGCGACCGGGAGCTGGGCCTGCGCCGCGCCCGCGCCGCCAGCCTGCTGATGCTCGCCCTGCCCGGCTCCGCCTACCTCTACCAGGGCGAGGAGCTCGGCCTGCCGGACGTCACCGACCTGCCCGACGAGGTCCGCCAGGACCCGTCGTTCTTCCGCCAGGCCGGCCAGGACGGCTTCCGCGACGGCTGCCGGGTCCCGATCCCGTGGTCCGGCACCGAGGCGCCGTACGGCTTCGGCCCGGACGCCGGCGGCCCCAGCTGGCTGCCGCAGCCCGCCGAGTGGGCCGGGCTCAGCGTCGAGGCGCAGACCGGCGACCCCACCTCCACCCTGGAGCTCTACCGCAGCGCCCTCGCCGTCCGCCGGGAGCACCCCGCGCTCGGCGCCGGCACCGAGGTGACCTGGCTGGACGCGCCCGTGGGCGCGCTGGCCTTCCGCCGCGACAGCGAGTCCGGTTCCTTCGTCTGCACCGCGAACACGGGCCCCGAGCCGGTCCGGATCGCGGCCCCGGGCCGTATCCTGCTCTCCTCGGCCGAGGCTGTCGTGCTGGACGGAGAGACCGTTCTGGCGCCGGACAGCACCATTTGGTGGGCGGTGTGA
- a CDS encoding sirohydrochlorin chelatase: MSTAAIPGAPLPVRTPGSRARGRHRRPERPEIPAGSPALVLAVPATAGPESRPVVDELLSIVRSEQSGVETAAAYLADDSAEESGPTVAELIAQALEAGLPAPVVVPLLTGPHDFLSDLHALAAGSGATVTDVLGPHPLLAEAVHVRLSEAGLARADRARLFAIATAADGVVLTTVGGEDAAAAAGITGVLLAARLAVPVVSAALDVPGSVAAAVEHLRATGSQRPALAPLVIGPEADPELLATAAEETGCPSAAPLGAYPTVGQLVASTYLSALEVALAALEQAQEQEPEHEQAAE, translated from the coding sequence ATGAGCACCGCAGCCATCCCGGGCGCGCCACTGCCCGTCCGCACTCCAGGCTCCCGTGCGCGGGGGCGCCATCGTCGACCCGAGCGCCCCGAGATCCCGGCCGGTTCGCCGGCCCTCGTGCTCGCCGTGCCCGCCACCGCGGGCCCCGAGTCCCGGCCCGTCGTCGACGAACTCCTGTCGATCGTCCGCAGCGAGCAGTCCGGCGTCGAGACCGCCGCCGCGTACCTCGCCGACGACTCGGCCGAGGAGTCCGGCCCCACCGTGGCCGAGCTGATCGCCCAGGCCCTCGAAGCCGGCCTGCCGGCGCCCGTGGTGGTGCCGCTGCTGACCGGCCCGCACGACTTCCTCAGCGACCTGCACGCGCTGGCCGCCGGCAGCGGGGCCACCGTCACCGACGTGCTCGGCCCGCACCCGCTGCTGGCCGAGGCCGTCCACGTACGGCTGTCCGAGGCGGGGCTGGCCCGCGCCGACCGCGCCCGACTCTTCGCCATCGCCACCGCGGCCGACGGCGTGGTGCTCACCACCGTCGGCGGCGAGGACGCGGCGGCGGCCGCCGGCATCACCGGTGTGCTGCTCGCCGCCCGGCTCGCCGTGCCCGTCGTCTCCGCCGCGCTGGACGTGCCCGGCTCGGTGGCCGCGGCCGTCGAGCACCTGCGCGCCACCGGCTCGCAGCGGCCCGCGCTGGCACCCCTGGTGATCGGCCCGGAGGCCGACCCCGAGCTGCTCGCCACCGCCGCGGAGGAGACCGGCTGCCCCAGCGCGGCCCCGCTCGGCGCGTACCCGACGGTCGGCCAGCTCGTCGCCTCCACCTACCTCTCCGCCCTTGAGGTCGCCCTGGCCGCGCTGGAGCAGGCCCAGGAGCAGGAGCCGGAGCACGAGCAGGCCGCGGAGTGA
- a CDS encoding LacI family DNA-binding transcriptional regulator — MTTARLSDIAAQAGVSEATVSRVLNGKAGVSATTRQTVLAALDVLGYERPTRLRQRSAGLIGLITPELSNPIFPALAQVIEQVLSRHGFTPVLCTQTPGGSTEDELVEMLVERGVAGIVFVSGLHADSTADHDRYAKLIGRQVPFVLINGYSEKIAAPFISPDDRAAMWMAVQHLVELGHERIGLAVGQRRFVPVLRKIEGFTAAITDLLGVTREEAEGLVHHTLFSVEGGHAAAGALLDKGCTAIVCGSDMMALGAIRAVRQRGLAVPQDISVVGFDDSPLIAFTEPPLTTIRQPVEAMATAAVDALLEEVGGNAAQRGEFMFQPELVMRGSTGARPNRGD; from the coding sequence GTGACTACGGCGCGACTCTCGGACATCGCGGCGCAGGCGGGGGTCAGCGAAGCGACCGTCAGCCGCGTCCTCAACGGCAAGGCGGGCGTCTCCGCCACCACGCGGCAGACCGTGCTGGCGGCGCTCGACGTGCTCGGCTACGAGCGGCCCACCCGGCTGCGCCAGCGCAGTGCGGGGCTGATCGGGCTGATCACCCCCGAGCTGAGCAATCCCATCTTCCCCGCGCTCGCCCAGGTGATCGAGCAGGTGCTCAGCCGCCACGGGTTCACCCCGGTGCTCTGCACCCAGACCCCGGGCGGCTCCACCGAGGACGAACTGGTGGAGATGCTGGTCGAGCGCGGCGTGGCCGGCATCGTCTTCGTCTCCGGCCTGCACGCGGACTCCACGGCGGACCACGACCGGTACGCCAAGCTCATCGGCCGGCAGGTGCCGTTCGTGCTGATCAACGGCTACAGCGAGAAGATCGCCGCGCCGTTCATCTCGCCGGACGACCGGGCCGCCATGTGGATGGCCGTCCAGCACCTGGTGGAGCTCGGCCACGAGCGGATCGGTCTGGCCGTCGGCCAGCGCCGGTTCGTCCCGGTGCTGCGCAAGATCGAGGGCTTCACCGCGGCCATAACGGACCTGCTCGGGGTGACCCGCGAGGAGGCCGAGGGCCTGGTCCACCACACGCTGTTCAGCGTGGAGGGCGGCCACGCGGCGGCCGGCGCGCTGCTCGACAAGGGGTGCACCGCGATCGTCTGCGGCAGCGACATGATGGCGCTCGGCGCGATCCGGGCCGTGCGCCAGCGCGGCCTGGCCGTGCCGCAGGACATCTCGGTGGTCGGCTTCGACGACTCGCCGCTGATCGCCTTCACGGAGCCGCCGCTCACCACCATCCGCCAGCCGGTCGAGGCGATGGCCACCGCGGCCGTCGACGCGCTGCTGGAGGAGGTCGGCGGGAACGCCGCCCAGCGCGGCGAGTTCATGTTCCAGCCGGAGCTGGTGATGCGCGGCTCGACCGGTGCCAGGCCCAACCGCGGCGACTGA
- a CDS encoding DUF397 domain-containing protein — protein sequence MHHTYNGMAAADLEGVVWQKSLHSNSQGNCVEFAALPGGDVAMRNSRFPDGPALIYTRAEIAALLLGAKDGEFDHLAL from the coding sequence ATGCACCACACGTACAACGGCATGGCGGCTGCGGACCTTGAGGGAGTGGTCTGGCAGAAGAGCCTGCACAGCAATTCCCAGGGCAACTGCGTCGAGTTCGCCGCACTGCCGGGGGGCGATGTCGCGATGCGCAACTCCCGCTTCCCGGACGGTCCGGCACTGATCTACACGCGGGCCGAGATAGCGGCGCTGCTGCTCGGCGCGAAGGACGGGGAGTTCGACCACCTGGCGCTCTGA
- a CDS encoding sugar ABC transporter permease — MSTTTERPTITVPGSGIPKARPVKTRRRGEPSPLGKALSHGALILASLIALFPVLWIVFISLGPDKTDYLHPGAILDKMTTSNYSTVLFDTDFFTWFGNAALVSGVTTVVGVLIAATTGYAVSRMRFPGHRPLMWSLLVTQMFPIAVLIVPMYTILSTLGLLDSYLGLILVYSTTTVPYCAWLLKGYFDTIPVEIDEAGRVDGLNPFGTFWRLVLPLARPGLAVAAFYSFLTAWAEVAFASTFMLSSDKYTLAVGLQTFVSEHDAQWNLMAATAVLIAIPSSLLFYLVQRHLVTGLTAGASKS, encoded by the coding sequence ATGAGCACCACCACCGAACGACCGACCATCACCGTCCCGGGATCCGGCATCCCGAAGGCCCGGCCCGTGAAGACCCGCCGGCGCGGCGAACCGAGCCCGCTGGGGAAGGCGCTGTCGCACGGCGCGCTGATCCTGGCGAGCCTGATCGCCCTCTTCCCGGTGCTCTGGATCGTCTTCATCTCGCTCGGCCCGGACAAGACCGACTATCTGCACCCCGGCGCGATCCTCGACAAGATGACCACGTCGAACTACTCCACGGTGCTCTTCGACACCGACTTCTTCACCTGGTTCGGCAACGCGGCGCTGGTCTCCGGCGTCACCACCGTGGTGGGCGTGCTGATCGCCGCCACCACCGGCTACGCGGTCTCCCGGATGCGCTTCCCCGGCCACCGGCCGCTGATGTGGTCGCTGCTGGTCACCCAGATGTTCCCGATCGCGGTGCTGATCGTGCCGATGTACACGATCCTCTCCACCCTCGGCCTGCTGGACAGCTACCTCGGTCTGATCCTGGTCTACTCGACCACCACCGTCCCGTACTGCGCCTGGCTGCTGAAGGGCTACTTCGACACCATCCCGGTCGAGATCGACGAGGCCGGGCGGGTCGACGGGCTGAACCCGTTCGGAACCTTCTGGCGGCTCGTCCTGCCGCTCGCCCGGCCGGGCCTGGCGGTGGCCGCGTTCTACTCCTTCCTCACCGCCTGGGCCGAGGTCGCCTTCGCCTCCACCTTCATGCTCAGCTCCGACAAGTACACGCTGGCCGTCGGCCTGCAGACCTTCGTCAGCGAGCACGACGCGCAGTGGAACCTGATGGCCGCGACGGCCGTGCTGATCGCGATCCCGTCCTCCCTGCTCTTCTACCTGGTCCAGCGTCACCTCGTCACCGGCCTGACCGCCGGTGCCTCGAAGTCCTGA
- a CDS encoding carbohydrate ABC transporter permease, which produces MAVAVQGAPSKGSRDREPRPGLVERFKRSYSKHWYAYVMIAPVVLVLGVLVLYPLIEGIWLTLTDATSLNSARQIGVNKVPATYNFIGLHNYADILWGPGSYDRFWSHFVWTIAWTVLCVCLHYSLGLGLALLLNQKLRGRGAYRLLLILPWAVPTFVTVFSWRLMLSDGGAVNTVLGALHLPEPGWLDDPLGQKAAAILVNTWVGVPFMMISLLGGLQSIPAELYEAAEMDGATAWQQFRHVTLPGLRTVSSTVVLLGVIWTFNQFAVIFLLFGNGAPDAQLLVTWAYRLGFGQQPRDYAQSAAYGVILLSILIVFTSFYRRWLARNEQANG; this is translated from the coding sequence ATGGCAGTCGCCGTGCAGGGTGCACCCAGCAAGGGCAGCCGTGACCGCGAACCGCGTCCCGGCCTCGTGGAGCGTTTCAAGCGCTCGTACAGCAAGCACTGGTACGCCTATGTGATGATCGCGCCGGTCGTCCTGGTGCTCGGCGTGCTCGTGCTCTACCCGCTGATCGAGGGCATCTGGCTCACCCTCACCGACGCCACCAGCCTCAACTCGGCCCGCCAGATCGGCGTCAACAAGGTCCCGGCCACCTACAACTTCATCGGCCTGCACAACTACGCCGACATCCTCTGGGGCCCCGGCTCGTACGACCGCTTCTGGTCGCACTTCGTCTGGACCATCGCCTGGACCGTCCTGTGCGTCTGCCTGCACTACTCGCTGGGCCTCGGCCTCGCCCTGCTGCTCAACCAGAAGCTCCGCGGTCGCGGCGCCTACCGGCTGCTGCTGATCCTGCCCTGGGCCGTGCCCACCTTCGTGACCGTCTTCTCCTGGCGGCTGATGCTCTCCGACGGCGGCGCCGTCAACACCGTGCTCGGCGCACTGCACCTGCCCGAGCCCGGCTGGCTCGACGACCCGCTCGGCCAGAAGGCCGCCGCGATCCTGGTCAACACCTGGGTCGGCGTGCCGTTCATGATGATCTCGCTGCTCGGCGGCCTGCAGTCGATCCCCGCCGAGCTCTACGAGGCGGCCGAGATGGACGGCGCCACCGCCTGGCAGCAGTTCCGCCACGTCACCCTGCCCGGGCTGCGCACCGTCTCCAGCACCGTCGTGCTGCTCGGCGTCATCTGGACCTTCAACCAGTTCGCGGTCATCTTCCTGCTGTTCGGCAACGGCGCGCCGGACGCCCAGCTGCTGGTGACCTGGGCCTACCGGCTCGGCTTCGGCCAGCAGCCCCGCGACTACGCCCAGTCGGCCGCGTACGGCGTGATCCTGCTGTCCATCCTCATCGTCTTCACCTCCTTCTACCGGCGCTGGCTGGCCCGCAACGAGCAGGCGAACGGCTGA
- a CDS encoding extracellular solute-binding protein: MRRGIAASALVAALAVSMAACSSGGSSSDTKADGPVTITYWDTSNATNEAPNYQELAKKFEAANPNIKVDFVSVPFDQAQNKLQTAMGAKGAPDVFRSEVGWTAAFAKAGYLEALDGTPAAADANAFQPSLIQQAKYQGKLYGVPLVTDTLGLLYNKDLFTKAGITAAPKTWDELKTDAATLKDKAGVDGFWMRAGDGYYAMPLLFGEGTDTVDAAGKKITITSPEAAKAVETYKTLFTAPGTAKADVTSDSYAHMMDAFTSGKVAAIIQGPWEITNIYKGTAFADKANLGIAPVPAGSSGKAGAPTGGHNVSVYAGADAAHKAAAEKFAAFMTSAESQAFIAQKNSTLPTRADAFTPEVKANPGIAGFQAVLASAKPRPELAEYSSLFASLGTNLGKVVQGTSTQDGLSTIATDYAKLLPDFSK; the protein is encoded by the coding sequence ATGCGGCGTGGCATCGCGGCCTCTGCCCTTGTTGCGGCCCTCGCGGTCTCGATGGCTGCTTGCAGCAGCGGCGGCTCCAGCTCCGACACCAAGGCCGACGGACCGGTCACCATCACCTACTGGGACACGTCGAACGCCACCAACGAGGCGCCGAACTACCAGGAGCTCGCCAAGAAGTTCGAGGCCGCCAACCCGAACATCAAGGTCGACTTCGTCAGCGTCCCGTTCGACCAGGCTCAGAACAAGCTGCAGACCGCCATGGGTGCCAAGGGCGCGCCGGACGTCTTCCGCTCCGAGGTCGGCTGGACCGCCGCCTTCGCCAAGGCCGGCTACCTGGAGGCGCTGGACGGCACCCCCGCCGCCGCCGACGCCAACGCCTTCCAGCCGAGCCTGATCCAGCAGGCCAAGTACCAGGGCAAGCTCTACGGCGTGCCGCTGGTCACCGACACCCTCGGCCTGCTCTACAACAAGGACCTCTTCACCAAGGCCGGCATCACCGCCGCCCCGAAGACCTGGGACGAGCTGAAGACCGACGCCGCCACCCTGAAGGACAAGGCCGGCGTGGACGGCTTCTGGATGCGCGCCGGTGACGGCTACTACGCGATGCCGCTGCTGTTCGGCGAGGGCACCGACACCGTCGACGCCGCCGGCAAGAAGATCACCATCACCTCGCCGGAGGCCGCCAAGGCCGTCGAGACCTACAAGACCCTCTTCACCGCGCCCGGCACCGCCAAGGCCGACGTCACCAGCGACTCCTACGCCCACATGATGGACGCCTTCACCAGCGGCAAGGTCGCGGCGATCATCCAGGGCCCGTGGGAGATCACCAACATCTACAAGGGCACCGCGTTCGCCGACAAGGCCAACCTCGGCATCGCCCCCGTCCCGGCCGGCTCCTCCGGCAAGGCCGGTGCCCCGACCGGTGGTCACAACGTCTCGGTCTACGCCGGCGCCGACGCGGCCCACAAGGCCGCCGCCGAGAAGTTCGCCGCGTTCATGACCTCGGCCGAGAGCCAGGCCTTCATCGCGCAGAAGAACTCCACGCTGCCGACCCGCGCCGACGCCTTCACCCCCGAGGTCAAGGCCAACCCCGGCATCGCCGGCTTCCAGGCGGTGCTGGCCAGCGCCAAGCCCCGCCCCGAGCTGGCCGAGTACAGCTCGCTGTTCGCCTCGCTGGGCACCAACCTCGGCAAGGTCGTCCAGGGCACCAGCACCCAGGACGGTCTGAGCACCATCGCCACCGACTACGCGAAGCTCCTCCCGGACTTCAGCAAGTAG